In a genomic window of Salegentibacter salegens:
- the atpE gene encoding ATP synthase F0 subunit C has translation MELLHVGLAALGAGLAVVGAAIGVGKIGAAAMDAIARQPEASGKIQTAMIIAAALVEGVALFGVVAALLGVLTT, from the coding sequence ATGGAATTATTACACGTAGGTCTTGCAGCTTTAGGAGCTGGATTAGCAGTTGTTGGAGCCGCTATTGGCGTTGGTAAAATTGGCGCTGCCGCAATGGACGCTATTGCCCGCCAGCCGGAAGCTTCTGGAAAAATCCAGACTGCAATGATTATTGCTGCTGCACTTGTAGAGGGTGTTGCTCTTTTTGGAGTTGTAGCTGCGCTTTTAGGTGTATTGACCACCTAA
- a CDS encoding F0F1 ATP synthase subunit B gives MDLITPEVGLIFWQTIVFLVLMLILAKFAWKPILGAVRTREESINEALASAEDARKEMQNLKADNEKLLQEARAERDEIIKEARQIKEKMIAEAEGDAQKKADQIVAKAKESIEMEKRAAMADIKNQVATLSIEIAEKVIGKELSTEEKQHQMIDKMLNDATLN, from the coding sequence ATGGATTTAATTACTCCTGAAGTTGGTCTTATTTTTTGGCAAACCATCGTATTTTTAGTACTGATGCTGATTCTTGCCAAATTCGCCTGGAAGCCAATTCTTGGTGCGGTAAGAACCCGTGAAGAATCTATTAATGAAGCTCTTGCTTCTGCTGAGGATGCACGTAAAGAAATGCAAAATCTTAAGGCAGATAACGAAAAGTTATTGCAGGAAGCTCGTGCCGAAAGAGATGAAATTATTAAAGAAGCTCGCCAGATAAAGGAGAAAATGATTGCTGAAGCCGAAGGAGATGCACAGAAAAAGGCAGATCAAATTGTAGCTAAGGCGAAAGAAAGCATCGAGATGGAGAAACGTGCAGCAATGGCCGATATTAAAAACCAGGTTGCAACACTTTCTATAGAAATTGCTGAAAAAGTAATCGGGAAAGAATTATCTACCGAGGAGAAACAACATCAAATGATAGACAAGATGTTGAATGACGCTACCTTAAATTAA
- the atpH gene encoding ATP synthase F1 subunit delta, whose amino-acid sequence MKGTRAAKRYAKAILDLAKEKNSADTVFTDMQQISQTIAKSEDLANMLKSPVINSSVKKASLKEIFKSAGEITHGSFDVLIENGRINILDLVARNYIVRYNTLNKSQEAIVTSAVPLTPELEEKILAKVKELTGTGAKIKNVINKDIIGGFVLRVGDLQYDASVSRNLNRLKRELKTNAYTSSI is encoded by the coding sequence ATGAAAGGAACCAGGGCAGCAAAACGATATGCGAAAGCGATCTTAGATTTGGCGAAAGAGAAGAATTCTGCAGATACTGTTTTTACAGATATGCAACAAATTTCTCAAACTATCGCAAAAAGTGAAGATCTTGCCAATATGCTTAAAAGTCCGGTTATAAATTCATCGGTTAAAAAAGCGAGTTTAAAGGAAATTTTTAAAAGCGCCGGCGAAATTACTCATGGTAGTTTTGATGTGCTTATTGAAAATGGGAGAATTAATATTCTTGATTTAGTAGCGAGAAATTATATAGTTCGTTACAATACATTAAACAAGTCTCAGGAAGCGATAGTAACTTCGGCTGTACCTTTAACACCAGAGCTGGAAGAGAAAATTCTGGCTAAGGTGAAAGAATTAACTGGAACCGGGGCAAAGATTAAAAATGTTATCAATAAAGATATTATAGGAGGTTTTGTTTTAAGAGTTGGTGATTTGCAATATGATGCCAGCGTCTCCCGAAACCTTAATAGGTTGAAAAGAGAATTGAAAACAAACGCATATACATCATCAATATAA
- the atpA gene encoding F0F1 ATP synthase subunit alpha, which produces MAEVNPAEVSAILKKQLSGFESGASLDEVGTVLTVGDGIANVYGLANAQYGELVQFDSGLEGMVLNLEEDNVGIVLLGPSKGVREGSVVKRTERIASINVGEGIVGRVVDTLGSPIDGKGAIEGETFEMPLERKAPGVIFRQPVTEPLQTGIKSIDAMVPVGRGQRELVIGDRQTGKTTVCIDTILNQKEFYDAGEPVHCIYVAIGQKASTVAGIAKVLEDKGAMDYTTIVAANASDPAPMQVYAPFAGAAIGEYFRDTGRPALIIYDDLSKQAVAYREVSLLLRRPPGREAYPGDVFFLHSRLLERASKVIDDDDIAKGMNDLPDVLKDKIKGGGSLTALPIIETQAGDVSAYIPTNVISITDGQIFLTSDLFNSGVRPAIDVGISVSRVGGSAQIKSMKKVAGTLKLDQAQYRELEAFAKFGSDLDPTTLRVIQKGKRNVEILKQAENDPYPVEDQIAIIYAGSKNLLKDVPVEKVKEFETDYLQFLDTKHRDVLDTLKAGKLTDEVTDTLSSVAKELSAKYKK; this is translated from the coding sequence ATGGCAGAAGTAAATCCTGCTGAAGTATCAGCAATATTAAAGAAACAATTATCAGGTTTTGAAAGCGGAGCCTCTTTAGATGAGGTAGGAACTGTACTTACAGTTGGTGATGGTATCGCCAATGTGTATGGTTTGGCAAACGCACAATACGGAGAATTGGTTCAGTTTGACAGCGGCCTTGAAGGTATGGTGTTAAACCTTGAGGAAGATAATGTAGGTATCGTTTTGTTAGGACCTTCAAAAGGTGTTAGAGAGGGATCTGTAGTAAAAAGAACTGAAAGAATTGCTTCCATCAATGTTGGTGAAGGTATTGTAGGTCGTGTTGTTGACACTCTTGGGAGTCCAATAGACGGTAAAGGAGCCATTGAAGGTGAAACTTTTGAAATGCCATTAGAGCGTAAAGCTCCGGGTGTAATTTTCCGCCAGCCAGTAACCGAACCTTTGCAAACCGGTATCAAATCTATTGATGCAATGGTGCCAGTTGGTAGAGGACAGCGTGAGCTTGTGATTGGTGACCGTCAAACCGGTAAGACAACTGTTTGTATTGATACCATTCTTAACCAGAAAGAATTTTATGATGCAGGGGAACCTGTTCATTGTATATATGTAGCAATTGGGCAAAAAGCCTCAACTGTTGCAGGTATTGCCAAAGTACTTGAAGATAAGGGCGCAATGGATTATACTACCATTGTAGCAGCGAATGCTTCAGATCCTGCTCCTATGCAGGTTTATGCTCCATTTGCAGGTGCAGCTATTGGTGAATATTTTAGAGATACCGGTCGCCCGGCTTTGATTATTTATGATGATCTCTCTAAACAAGCCGTAGCCTACCGTGAGGTATCTTTACTTTTACGTCGCCCACCGGGACGTGAAGCTTATCCTGGGGATGTTTTCTTTTTACACTCCAGACTTTTAGAGCGTGCTTCTAAAGTTATTGACGATGATGATATTGCAAAAGGAATGAACGATCTTCCTGATGTATTAAAAGATAAAATTAAAGGAGGCGGTTCTTTAACTGCACTTCCAATTATTGAAACACAGGCAGGAGACGTTTCAGCATATATCCCAACCAACGTAATTTCCATTACCGATGGGCAGATTTTCCTTACTTCAGATTTATTTAACTCTGGGGTTCGTCCTGCAATTGATGTTGGTATTTCTGTATCTCGTGTAGGTGGTTCGGCGCAAATTAAGTCGATGAAGAAAGTTGCCGGTACTTTAAAATTAGACCAGGCGCAATACAGGGAATTGGAAGCTTTTGCTAAGTTCGGTTCAGATCTTGATCCTACCACTTTAAGAGTTATTCAAAAAGGTAAGCGTAACGTAGAAATCCTTAAGCAGGCTGAAAACGATCCTTACCCGGTAGAAGACCAGATCGCGATTATCTATGCAGGTTCTAAAAACCTACTAAAAGATGTTCCGGTAGAGAAAGTAAAAGAATTTGAAACAGATTATTTACAGTTTTTAGATACTAAACATAGAGATGTTTTAGATACGTTAAAAGCCGGTAAATTAACCGATGAGGTTACAGATACGCTAAGTTCTGTAGCAAAAGAGCTTTCAGCTAAGTATAAGAAATAG